The following DNA comes from Balneolaceae bacterium.
AGAGAAAGAATACCATCACTAAGAGATCTTTAGGACTGGCGTTTATCCTGTTTTGAAAGTGGTATCTGCCAGTCCATTTCATTATTTTTGAATGAAATTTTAAACCAATTTTTTTGATTTGATCCAGCGTCCACAAACTTTCTATTTGATCTTTGCCTCACTTTTGAATTTTGCTGTTTTTTTTAATTCTGTCTACAGTAAGGCTATGGCCGATCCTGCCGTTTGGATTGGTTACGGTACGGCTATTTCTTTAACACTTGCTCTTGTAATAGCTTTAGGCTCAGTTTTTTTATACAAAAACCGCCCGTTGCAATTGAAAATTGTTAAAATTGGTACTTACATACAGATTGTAGCATTAGGTTTTGGAACAGGGGTGCTATTCTCATTAGGAGGATTTGGTACGTTTTTATGGCAGGAATCCATTGGTGTTGCTTTGATTACTTTATCACTGGCAATGTTTTGGCTTGCGGGGCGAGGTATCAAAAAAGATGAAGAGTTAGTCAAGTCAATGGATCGCATACGATAATCTTTTGAACACCTTTCAGCACTCCAATCGGCCGACCTTAAAAGTACTTTTATTACTTTTTTTTGGTTTAATATCATTTGGATTTGCACCTATCCTGGTTCGTTTTGGAACAGATGTTGAACCATTGGTATTGGCGGCCCTTCGCACAGTATTTGCTGTAATTTTACTATTGCCTTTCTGGCTTTCAAAAGGGCTCCCGGTTAAGCAGCTCAAAAAAAGTGGAGTTCACCTGTTTTGGTTGATTGGTGCAGGATTTTGCCTTGGACTTCATTTCACATTTTGGATCGCTTCCCTGCACTATACCTCGGTAGCTTCGGCATCCGTACTGGTTACTATTCATCCGGTGATTTTAATTATGGCTGAGAGTATTTTGTTCAAGCGATCATTTCGTCCAATAGTTTGGGTAGGCGTATTTGTAGCATTTGGCGGATCAGCGTTTCTTGGTATTGCCGATAAAACATTAGCAGAACAGTTTCCACATGCGTTATTCGGGAATACACTGGCGTTTTCTGCCGCAATTATTTTTGTGATCTATTTTCTAATCGGCCGCAAAATCAGGCAGCATTCAGAATGGATTGATTACGTATTCCATGTGTATTTCTATGCGGCAATAACCTGTACTATTCTATCTTTTGTATGGATAGGTAGTTTACCAGTTGTTACAGGCTCTTCAATAATAGTTGGATTGGCTTTGGCTGTTGGTCCTACAATTTTAGGTCACGGATCGATGAATTATGCGGTGAAATATTTTTCTCCCACTCTTTTATCTACCCTTATTTTATCTGAAGCAATTTTCGCAGCTGTTGCCGCCTATTTTATTTTTGATGAAATGCCCTCATTACTATCTATTATTGCAATGATAACTATTATTTGTGGTGTGGCATTAACTTGGTCAAAAAGGCTCAAATGATAAAAATGACAACAATATACAAGGTTCTGTTTGTGTAGAATTTTTGTTCATTCACAACAAAACTGCTACATTATTCGTAGAAATAGAGGTTAAAAACGTAAACATAAACTCATATAAAGTATTTAAGTTCAAGAGAATCAACTGTTTCTGACCGATAAAATGATTTGTAAAGAAACTTCGTTGTAAAGATTGATTAAATATGGCAGAAGGTAACGTTACAATTTTTTCGGATTTAGTGAATAACGACCTTCATTAAACAGGAACCAACCTGTATTTCATGATGCATAAATCCCCGTTTGTCAGAAAAGAGATGCGAAGACTCTCTATAATTTCGTTACTTCTTTTTTCTGTGACTCTTTCTTGCACGAACGATTCCGAAAAATCCACCATTTCTTCGGAATCTGCCCCAATAACTATCTATGAACCGGTAGATCGTGACTTCGATGACATCAAAGAGGATGGTGTACTTCGAATGATTACATTCTACAGCTCAAATACATATTTCTTAAATCAGGGAATAGAGGTAGGATTTGAATACGAACTGTTAAAAGAATTTGCAAGAGAAAATGACCTTGCGGTAGAGGTGATTATTGTAGGAGCCGAGGAAAATCCATTCGATCTGTTGAACAAAGGCGTAGGAGATGTAATTGCGGCAAACTATACCATTACGCCGGAAAGGAAACGGGTAGCAAAATTTACACGGCCATATAATATTGTAGATCAGATGATTGTCTACTCTGCAGAACAACCGAACAGGCCGCAGACACTGGAAGAACTTTCCGAATCTGATATTCCAATCTCGGTTCGCAGAAACAGTTCATATTATTCTCGTTTAACAGAGCTGAAGGAGGAGGGGTATACATTTAATATTAATCCCATATCCGATGGAATGGATACAGAGGCTGCTCTTTTTCAAGTGGCTGAAGGTAATTTAAAAGCTACTGTAGCTGATGATAATATGTATGATGCATCAAACCGCTACATGGAAGGTTTATATCCCGGGCCGACTATTGCCGAATCAGATACCATTGCGTGGGCTATTCGGAGTAATGCAGATGAGTTGGAATCGAAAATGAACCGTTATTTGTATAAACACTTTCGGTTTTCAGAAGAAAAGGATAAACCTCGGCGATCCACATTCCTGAATGTGTTACGGAAGAAATATTTTGAACAAAGCAGACAGATGGCCCAGTATTACAATCCTGAATGGCAGTACCAGTCGATGGGTGTAATTTCACCTTATGATGAGTTGATCCGGTCAGTTGCAGACTCTATGGATCTGGACTGGCTGATGCTCACTGCCATGATAGCACAGGAATCGAGTTTTAATCCAAACAGCAAGAGCTGGGCAGGTGCAGTTGGGTTGATGCAAATTATGCCACAATTTGTTGATTCTACTGCATACGAAAACTACCAGGATCTATACGATCCGTTGACTAATATCCAGTTGGGCGCAGATGTAATCAAAGATAACTTAGACCACTATTCGTATATCGACAGTACAGAACAGCGTTGGGCATTTGCGCTCGCAACCTATAATGTAGGTCCCGGTCATATGGCAGATGCCCGGCGGTTAACCATCGATCAGAATAAAAATCCAAATGACTGGGATTCTGTATCCAATTCGCTGATTAAGCTGATGCAGCGACGCCATTATCAGAAAGCGAGATATGGTTTTGCAAGAGGAATTGAGCCTGTACAGTATGTGGAAGAAATTATGAACCGATATCGTACATACCAGGCAATTCTTGCATTAACTGAACAACAGCAAGCTGCTGGTTTTACAAATGTTTTAGGCCCCACATTTAACCGTTAAACTTCCTTGGCTTTAATGATTAGGAGTGTAAGGTCATCAAAAAGTTTTTCGTTTGAGAAAGCCAGTACATCGGTTACAATTGCATCTAAAATCTCATTTGGCGATTTATTCCTGTTTTTTAGAATGCACTCTTTCAATCGTTTGATGCCAAACTCCTCTTCGTTACTGTCCATAGCTTCATTCACTCCATCCGTATAAGAGATCAAAAGATCATTGGGATTGAGCTGTACATCCGCCTGTTTGTAAGGTGCCATGGCTTCCATTGCTCCAAGTAATAAACCACCATCAGAAAGCTCTTCAAAAGAATCAGAGTTCTTCCGAAGCAAAAGTGGAGGATTGTGTCCGGCATTAACATAGCGTAGAATTTTATGAGTACTCAGGAATTTAGCCCAGAAAAAAGTAATAAATTTATCAGCTGGGGTATTTTTGAAGATAAGATTGTTGATGCGTTCAGTGGCCTCAGAAAGTGTAATATCAACCGGAAGTAAAACATGCAACATCGATTGCAGGTTCGCCATTAACAAAGCAGCCGGAACCCCCTTACCAGTTACATCGCCAATTGCCAATATAGTATTTCCATCCGGAGTTTTGGCAATATCAAAATAATCTCCGCCCACCTCCCTGGAAGAGATTGTACGTGCAGCCAGGTCTACTCCTTCAATTTCAGGTATGGGATCTGGCAAGAGTCCCTGCTGAATAGATTTTGCAATGGATAACTCCTCTTCCATTCTCTCTTTATCAATCCGTTCTTCAAGGAAATAGGTTTTTTGAATTGAGATAACTGCAAGGTTTGCCAGCGACTTCAGGAAATTAAAGTCAGTTTCTGTATATGGTACTTTATTGGCTCGCTCACCAACTCCAATAATTGCCACTTTTTCATTCTGAACTGAGATACTGATTAAAGCGGCAATATTATTTTCATAAATCCATGGGTATTCATTCGCAAAACTCTCATCAATTTCTACCACATTATCTTCTGTGGTTTTAAAAATATGTTCAATTCGTGAAGGGTCCGGTTGTTTTTTGAGTCCGCTTGAAGTTAGCAAACTTATTTCGTCCTGGTTTTTATAGATGAGAAAAAACGTTCGAATAAAAAGCTGCCCTAAGAGCGCGAATTTAAAAATCCGTGAAATTTTTTCCCGATCCACTAACAAATTAAACTCTTTCGAAAGATCGAACAGTGTGTTCAATTCATGAATGCGCCTGTCCAGATTTCGATACGTATTTGTAAGCTCGGTAAAAAGTTGAGAATTGACGAGTGCAGCGGTTGAGATGATACAAAGTCCTTCGATAAACTCAAGTTCATGTTCTTGAAATGCTTCTTTGTTTGCTTTGCCTCCAAGAAACAAAACTCCGTGATGATTGTTGTTCGTACGGAGAGTAAAAAACAGGCTATGTTCTAATTCACCCAGCAGTTCTTTAATGGATGAGGCTACTTTATCTGCTTTAAAATAGGCTTGTTCTTTGCATTCCTCGGTATTCACAACTTCGTATTGCTTCTCCTCCTCGAGTTTGGGCAACCCTTTTGATTTTTTCAGAGTGTATGATTTTGATTGGGAGTCGTAAATAAAAATTGCTGCTCGCGAGACAAGCAAACGCCCCATAAGAATGAGAAGAAGGTTGTTGATAATGAATTCGCTGTTACGCGATTCAACAAGTATCCGGCTGGTTTCAAGAACGGTTTTCAGTTCAAACTTCGATTGAAGCTCTTTGTTTTTTTTGGATTGATCCACTGTGCCCTTTTAATTTCTGTTCTTACACATTCGAAGTACATTCTCATGATTTTTGGCATGGTAGGAAACTTCATCCATCAATTTTTGAATTAAATAGACCCCCATTCCGCCTCTTTTTTTTCTCTCAATCTGTTTCTTCAGATTTGGTTTCTTGTATTTTCCGATATCAAACCCCAAGCCGTGGTCGGTAAGAGTTACAACCATTTTTTCATCATCAAATTCAAGATTAATGATCACATTCTGGTCTGAATCGTATTTATAGGCATGTTTAATGATGTTGGTGTAAGCTTCATCAACGGCCAACTGGATATCCGCAACTTTTTGTGAAGAAAAGCCCTGTTCTTCTGCATGTCTGGACACAAAATTCCTAATGGCAGACAGATTCTGCGTAGAGGCATTCACTTTTTTTTGATATGTGGTTGCGTTATTCAATTCAGCTGTTATCCTTCTTCATTTAAAAATTTTTTTACGGCCTCTTTTTCATGATCAAGGATATCGTAGAGGGTTGGAAAGCCGAGCAGATCGAACACATTGTAAACCTTGTCATTCATGTCTGTAAGCTTTATATCGCCGCCAATGTCTCGTACATCTTCAATATATGCCATAAATACACCCAGGCCGGCACTGGCTATGTAATCCAGCTCACTAAAGTTTACGATGATATTACATTTTTGGTTATTTATAAGGCGTTTAAGAGAATCCTCAAGCTGGGATGCGGTGTGAGCGTCTAACTCTCCATAAAGATCTAATACCTCAAGGCCGCTGTTCGTGCGGTGGTCAATTTTAAAGTTTTTCATTTACTCAATGGGCTTAATTGAAATGATGGAATATATCTAAAATAGGATTAAGAGAGATAGACCGAAAGTAAGAATACGAATTGAAGATAGGTAGGTTACAGCAAAAAAATAGGGTATCGTACGTATCCGGTACGATACCCTGACTATTCATCAAGAGAGACGCTACTTGAGCGCACCCTATATTACCAAAAAAGATGCCTAAACCCCAAACTTTAATTGAAACAATAGGATGATTCAGAGAAAACCGGTTTTTTTATCTACTACTTTTTACCTACTTAAAATTTAAAGAAAATTCTTTTTGACTGATCTTTTTCAAATGGGGGTAACAAAAATAATTGAAATTAAAAAAGCCATCGCTTTTTTTGCGATGGCTTTTAAAAAGTCGAATTATTGGAATTGAATTATTAATCCATTCTTCGAAGTTTGATATTTCTGAACCAAACATCATCACCATGATCCTGTAGTCCGATGTAACCTTCCTCAGCTACATCAACCCAGTTTTCATTCAGTTCAGGGAATTTACTGTCAGCAACATCTTCTTCCCACTTAGGGGTCCAGAGGTGATATTCTACGACAGTTTCACCATTTTGTCTGTGAACAACGGTACCGTCGTAAACAATAATTTCACTTGTATTCCACTCACCCGCAGGATTTGCGTTTTGCGGGTCTGCGGGATAGATATCGTAGAGGGAAGCAGACTGCCTGTTTCCGTTTTCACCAAGCATGGCATCCGGATGGCGTTCATTATCCAGTACCTGAAATTCGGGCGCAGTCATCCAGATGTAGTCAAATTCATCTGTTTCTTGGCCGAGGTAGAAAACACCGGAGTTACCACCCTCAGAAACTTTCCATTCAAACTTCAGATGAAAGTTGCTGAAAACTTCATCGTAGAGAATATCTCCGCCATCTTCAGCACCGGCTTCACCCCGGCCTGATCCTTTAATGTGCAGAGCACCGTCAACAACTTCCCAGGCTCCGGGGAAATCTTCTCTTTGGTATCCACGCCAGCCTTCGGATGTTTCTCCGTCAAACAACAAGGTAAAGCCTTGTCCCTCTTCTTCTGCAGTGAGTGTATTAATAGGTGCTTCTTCGGCTTCCATTGAACCATCTGTGGCTTCAGACTGCTGATTCTCCGTGTCGGAAGAACAAGCGGTAAAGAGTCCGGCAACCAGGATAAGTAATGTCAGTTTGAAGAAACCGTACCTTTTAAGTGATTTAATCTTCATAGTATAAGATTTTTGGTTTGTTATGATTTGAAATTTATGCAGGCATATTGGGCAGATCCCATCCATCTCGATACTCTTTTCGAATCAATCCATTAGCAAATTGCTGTGCATTGATCTGATCCGTGTATTCTCGACTAAATGTGGGATTTCCGTCCTCAATATTGAATCCATCTCTTTTAATGATTCGGAGATACTCATTAGGGTTGATGTTGGTGAACTCCATGCTTTCACCATCCCACTCGAGTTCTTTATCGAGTTCTTGCAGACGTACGGCAAGCACTCCCATTACTACCATTTCATTAAATGGTCCGGATTTGTCAAATGAAGACTTGGCTTCTGTTCTGTTCTGTGGGCTTTCTTTACAAGCTCGTACCCAATCCATTTGGTGGGCAGCTTCACCTTCAAGATCACCAACTTTAACACGTCGTACAGATTTTCCAACATTTGGTTTATTTGCCGGACAGTAACCACGGATCGGATCCATAGCAACCGTGAACAAGTGTATCTTTTGTTCCGTGCATCAATACACCACCGCCGCGATGGTTCATATCTCTTCCTTCTGGCCAGCCTTCAGGCTTAAGGGGTTGCAGACCACCATCATACCAGTGTACTTCCACTTCAGGAAGTGTACCCATGCTGGTTTCTCGTTCTGGGTAGGTCAATCGAACTCGTTGTGCTGTAGGAGCTGATTCCTGGAGAAGCAGAGTTGAGCTACCTTGCACTCTTGTTGGATAACCAAGTTCAAGTGATTTGAACGGAGCATGCAAAATATGGCAGGCCATATCACCCAGCGCACCGGTTCCAAAATCCCACCAACCGCGGAAATTCCATGGTGTATAAATTTCGTTGTAGGGTCTCATCTCAGCGGGTCCAATAAAAAGATCCCAGTTCATTGTATCGGGTACTTGTTGCTCCTCTTCAGGTACATTCAAACCTTGTGGCCAAATGGGGCGGTCGGTAAATGCTTCAATTTTAGTTACCTCACCAATTACACCATTTTGAACCCATTCTGTTACAAGATTAATGCCTTCGCCAGATGCACCCTGATCTCCCATTTGTGTGGCTACACCATATTCTGCAGCTAAGTTTGTGAGTAATCGGGATTCATATACGGTGTGGGTTAAAGGCTTTTCAACATACACATGTTTGCCCATGGTCATGGCATGAGCGGCAATAGTTGCATGGCTATGGTCTGATGTAGCGACAACAACCGCGTCAATATCATCACCCATTTCATCAAACATTACTCTCCAGTCCCAGTATTTTGCAGCGTCGGGATATTCATCAAACGTACTTTGTGAGTATCTCCAGTCTACATCACAGAGAGCAACTATGTTTTCTGTCTCTTTCATAGCTCTGAGAACTGCGGCCCCACGGCCACCAACACCAACACCGGCAATATTTAGTTTATCACTGGGTGCACGATGTCCCAGGCCGCTAACTACTTTGCTTGGCAGTACGGAAAATCCAGCAGCAAAAGCAGCCGATTTGCCCAAGAAATCTCTGCGGGAAATTCCGCTTATTGAATCTTTTTTATCGAATTTTTTCATGATATGGGTTTGTTTAATTAATGAATTCTATGAATGAAAAGATTTTGGAAAGACCTTGCAGGGTTTGAAACACATTGAGCATCATTTAAAATTTTGCTGTACCAGTTTCTACTTTTTCTTTCCATTGTACTTAACACATCTTATATATTAATCTTTTTTTGATGTTACTTCAATTTAAAACATGAATGTTTTGATAGCATGTAATTAACATGTATTTACAAAATGATTTATAATGCAATACTGTTAAAAATGTGTTGTCTGTCAACGAAACAAAAAACGTTCAATTCGTTTATAAAATTATAAGAACCGCAAAAATTTAATCTAACATTCATTCAAATTTACAGACATGAAAAAAGTACTCATTACAGTTGGATTTTTATTAGCATTTATTTCTGTCAATCAAACCGCTCAGGCACAGTGGTCGGTTGGAGCATCGTATGAAATAAGAGATGAGGACCCAGAAAACGGATTCGGTTTTCGAATAGAAAGGAGCTTTCTGCAAGGGGCACCCCTTATTGATCTTGGTATTCGCGCTCACTTCAGTTATTTCAATGATGAGAATAATGTTAACCGGGATGATTTTACGTTTAGCCGCCAAATAGATGTATATGATTATGGGCTTGCTGCACTCGCTGGGGTAAAATTGGGAATCGTAAAGCCATACGTTGGTTTAGGAATTGGTAACCAGCAATTAAAATTCAATGCAGATGTTGAGGGTTTTGATTTCAATGACTCCAGTTTCTACTGGAATGGATTTGGCGGAGCTGAGTTTACCCTGTTGCCAATTTTGAATCCCTTTATTGAGTATAGAATTGCAAATCTGACAAGTACTGATCAGATAGGTTTCGACAATGTATCAAGGCTGGCTATAGGAATTAATCTGAGATTCTAAATTATTCTGTTGCATATCAAAGTGAGAGAGCTATCAGTTCTTGTTATAAATAATTTTGATGGTATTACATTTCAATAAGGCGAATTATTCCTTAATTTATATAGACTGTATATAAATAAGCGTAAGAGAATTCATGCGCTCTCAGTTGTGTTCATAAATATGCTTCTTGAAGTAAAAAATATTGAGAAAGCCTTTGTAAAGGGTGTTCCTGTTGTTCGGCGGACGACTTTTGGAGTGCGCGAGAATGAGATATTTGCCCTTTTGGGGCCCAGCGGGTGCGGTAAAACAACTACATTACGATTAATATCAGGTTTTGAACAACTGGACAAAGGCGAGATAAAACTTGAGGGAGATCTTCTTTCGTCTCCTAAAAAACATGTAGCCCCTCAAAAAAGAGGAATCGGGTTTGTATTCCAGGATTATGCACTCTTCCCGCACATGTCTGCCCTGGAGAATGTGGCATTTGGCTTAACAGATCTGCCCAAACACAAACGAAAGGTGTTTGCCGAGGAAGTGTTGTGCAGAACCGGCATGGGAGATC
Coding sequences within:
- a CDS encoding DUF4293 family protein, which codes for MIQRPQTFYLIFASLLNFAVFFNSVYSKAMADPAVWIGYGTAISLTLALVIALGSVFLYKNRPLQLKIVKIGTYIQIVALGFGTGVLFSLGGFGTFLWQESIGVALITLSLAMFWLAGRGIKKDEELVKSMDRIR
- a CDS encoding DMT family transporter, with product MNTFQHSNRPTLKVLLLLFFGLISFGFAPILVRFGTDVEPLVLAALRTVFAVILLLPFWLSKGLPVKQLKKSGVHLFWLIGAGFCLGLHFTFWIASLHYTSVASASVLVTIHPVILIMAESILFKRSFRPIVWVGVFVAFGGSAFLGIADKTLAEQFPHALFGNTLAFSAAIIFVIYFLIGRKIRQHSEWIDYVFHVYFYAAITCTILSFVWIGSLPVVTGSSIIVGLALAVGPTILGHGSMNYAVKYFSPTLLSTLILSEAIFAAVAAYFIFDEMPSLLSIIAMITIICGVALTWSKRLK
- a CDS encoding transglycosylase SLT domain-containing protein — translated: MMHKSPFVRKEMRRLSIISLLLFSVTLSCTNDSEKSTISSESAPITIYEPVDRDFDDIKEDGVLRMITFYSSNTYFLNQGIEVGFEYELLKEFARENDLAVEVIIVGAEENPFDLLNKGVGDVIAANYTITPERKRVAKFTRPYNIVDQMIVYSAEQPNRPQTLEELSESDIPISVRRNSSYYSRLTELKEEGYTFNINPISDGMDTEAALFQVAEGNLKATVADDNMYDASNRYMEGLYPGPTIAESDTIAWAIRSNADELESKMNRYLYKHFRFSEEKDKPRRSTFLNVLRKKYFEQSRQMAQYYNPEWQYQSMGVISPYDELIRSVADSMDLDWLMLTAMIAQESSFNPNSKSWAGAVGLMQIMPQFVDSTAYENYQDLYDPLTNIQLGADVIKDNLDHYSYIDSTEQRWAFALATYNVGPGHMADARRLTIDQNKNPNDWDSVSNSLIKLMQRRHYQKARYGFARGIEPVQYVEEIMNRYRTYQAILALTEQQQAAGFTNVLGPTFNR
- a CDS encoding PP2C family protein-serine/threonine phosphatase, whose product is MDQSKKNKELQSKFELKTVLETSRILVESRNSEFIINNLLLILMGRLLVSRAAIFIYDSQSKSYTLKKSKGLPKLEEEKQYEVVNTEECKEQAYFKADKVASSIKELLGELEHSLFFTLRTNNNHHGVLFLGGKANKEAFQEHELEFIEGLCIISTAALVNSQLFTELTNTYRNLDRRIHELNTLFDLSKEFNLLVDREKISRIFKFALLGQLFIRTFFLIYKNQDEISLLTSSGLKKQPDPSRIEHIFKTTEDNVVEIDESFANEYPWIYENNIAALISISVQNEKVAIIGVGERANKVPYTETDFNFLKSLANLAVISIQKTYFLEERIDKERMEEELSIAKSIQQGLLPDPIPEIEGVDLAARTISSREVGGDYFDIAKTPDGNTILAIGDVTGKGVPAALLMANLQSMLHVLLPVDITLSEATERINNLIFKNTPADKFITFFWAKFLSTHKILRYVNAGHNPPLLLRKNSDSFEELSDGGLLLGAMEAMAPYKQADVQLNPNDLLISYTDGVNEAMDSNEEEFGIKRLKECILKNRNKSPNEILDAIVTDVLAFSNEKLFDDLTLLIIKAKEV
- a CDS encoding ATP-binding protein translates to MNNATTYQKKVNASTQNLSAIRNFVSRHAEEQGFSSQKVADIQLAVDEAYTNIIKHAYKYDSDQNVIINLEFDDEKMVVTLTDHGLGFDIGKYKKPNLKKQIERKKRGGMGVYLIQKLMDEVSYHAKNHENVLRMCKNRN
- a CDS encoding STAS domain-containing protein; this translates as MKNFKIDHRTNSGLEVLDLYGELDAHTASQLEDSLKRLINNQKCNIIVNFSELDYIASAGLGVFMAYIEDVRDIGGDIKLTDMNDKVYNVFDLLGFPTLYDILDHEKEAVKKFLNEEG
- a CDS encoding DUF1080 domain-containing protein; the encoded protein is MKIKSLKRYGFFKLTLLILVAGLFTACSSDTENQQSEATDGSMEAEEAPINTLTAEEEGQGFTLLFDGETSEGWRGYQREDFPGAWEVVDGALHIKGSGRGEAGAEDGGDILYDEVFSNFHLKFEWKVSEGGNSGVFYLGQETDEFDYIWMTAPEFQVLDNERHPDAMLGENGNRQSASLYDIYPADPQNANPAGEWNTSEIIVYDGTVVHRQNGETVVEYHLWTPKWEEDVADSKFPELNENWVDVAEEGYIGLQDHGDDVWFRNIKLRRMD
- a CDS encoding Gfo/Idh/MocA family oxidoreductase, encoding MKKFDKKDSISGISRRDFLGKSAAFAAGFSVLPSKVVSGLGHRAPSDKLNIAGVGVGGRGAAVLRAMKETENIVALCDVDWRYSQSTFDEYPDAAKYWDWRVMFDEMGDDIDAVVVATSDHSHATIAAHAMTMGKHVYVEKPLTHTVYESRLLTNLAAEYGVATQMGDQGASGEGINLVTEWVQNGVIGEVTKIEAFTDRPIWPQGLNVPEEEQQVPDTMNWDLFIGPAEMRPYNEIYTPWNFRGWWDFGTGALGDMACHILHAPFKSLELGYPTRVQGSSTLLLQESAPTAQRVRLTYPERETSMGTLPEVEVHWYDGGLQPLKPEGWPEGRDMNHRGGGVLMHGTKDTLVHGCYGSDPWLLSGK
- a CDS encoding outer membrane beta-barrel protein, which encodes MKKVLITVGFLLAFISVNQTAQAQWSVGASYEIRDEDPENGFGFRIERSFLQGAPLIDLGIRAHFSYFNDENNVNRDDFTFSRQIDVYDYGLAALAGVKLGIVKPYVGLGIGNQQLKFNADVEGFDFNDSSFYWNGFGGAEFTLLPILNPFIEYRIANLTSTDQIGFDNVSRLAIGINLRF